GGAGCTGAACGGGGCTGCTGTTAGCACCAGGGAGTACTACTGGGTCCTTGACAAGCAGCATGAAGAACCGCATACAGACAGCTATGTCGAAGTCGAGATCCGGGCAATCGGTCTCTCTTCAGACGTTTCCGCTGGCCGCCTCGCAAACGAGATTGCTGGTGTTGTGAGCAAAGTCGGATCGGAAGTCGAAGGCCCAGCCCTGGGTGACCGAGTCATTTACATCTCAGGCAACAAAAAGGGTGGCTGCGTCCGAACACACGGTCGAGCTGGTCCGCTGGAGCTTGTGAGAATCCCCGATGAGATCTCGTTCGAAGTCGCAGCCGGGTTGGCTTGGGCTTATGTGACAGCAATCCAAGGACTCGGGGAGATAGCTCATCTGGCACCAGAGAACACTATCTTGATCCATACAAATGCAACGGATATTAGTCAAGCGGCTATTCAATATGCCCAGATGATCGGAGCTACAATCTACGCTACTGTGGCAACGGTCAAAGAACGCGATTTGCTTGTCTCTGACTATAGTCTCCCTCCAGACCGGATCTTCTCTAGGAGAGACCTGAACTTTGTCAAGGGCATCATGCGGTGCACGCAGAATGCTGGGGTTGACGTTATTTTCAACGCACTGAGCGGCGAGGCACTCCGGGGGTCATTGGCATGCCTTGCTCCATTTGGGGCATTCATTGATGTCTCGAACCCAGATCTGCGAGCTGACACCACAGTCGAACTGTCCTCTTTGCCTCGTAATGTGAGCATTCACACCGTCGACCTTCCTGTGCTGGCTCAACATCGACCAAAATCGGTTCGTCTTCTGCTCACCGAGGCATTGAGATTGTATTCCGAAGGTAAGATCAGTCAACTCCGAACAACAACTGTCATGGACTTTACCCAAATCAAAGAGGGTATCCGAACTGTGCAGAGTGGAGAAGCAGCAAAGGTAGTGATTGCACCTCATCCGTTCAACTTGGTCCCCGTGGTACCACAACCACTCTGGCCATGCCACTTTGACCCGCACGCCTCGTACGTCCTTGCGGGTGGCTACGGCGGCTTGGGCCGCAGTTTAGCACGATGGATGGCATCTCGTGGTGCAACGAGCCTGATAATCCTGTCCCGCTCCTCGGCTTCAAGCCCAGAGAAGATGGAATTGATTACCGATCTTAATAGACTGGGATGCAAGGTCCATTCGCTTGTCTGTGATGTGGCAGATCTCTCAAGCCTCCAACAGCTGTCCGGGAAGGCCTTTTCCAATCTACCTGCCATCAAAGGATGCATTCAAGCATCGATGGTTCTACGGGTAAGTTTCCAAGGACTTCATTTACTAGATATGCAACAAGACTGACATCTTCCCAGGACGGTGCCTTCGCCGGGCTTTCCTTCCAAGACTGGCAAGCAGCCATCAGGCCCAAAGTCCACGGTTCCTGGAACCTACACACAGTTCTACCG
The nucleotide sequence above comes from Penicillium digitatum chromosome 1, complete sequence. Encoded proteins:
- a CDS encoding Polyketide synthase, putative, whose translation is MSLGLLRTVRWERDADGSNIVTLTEAEPNPASPKSLAAAVGKVVKRQFVDKPENDRHAEYMLQNGLIHIGRLNEWEVADQFLAAQSSQQAPQLQRLGDCDTPLELNGAAVSTREYYWVLDKQHEEPHTDSYVEVEIRAIGLSSDVSAGRLANEIAGVVSKVGSEVEGPALGDRVIYISGNKKGGCVRTHGRAGPLELVRIPDEISFEVAAGLAWAYVTAIQGLGEIAHLAPENTILIHTNATDISQAAIQYAQMIGATIYATVATVKERDLLVSDYSLPPDRIFSRRDLNFVKGIMRCTQNAGVDVIFNALSGEALRGSLACLAPFGAFIDVSNPDLRADTTVELSSLPRNVSIHTVDLPVLAQHRPKSVRLLLTEALRLYSEGKISQLRTTTVMDFTQIKEGIRTVQSGEAAKVVIAPHPFNLVPVVPQPLWPCHFDPHASYVLAGGYGGLGRSLARWMASRGATSLIILSRSSASSPEKMELITDLNRLGCKVHSLVCDVADLSSLQQLSGKAFSNLPAIKGCIQASMVLRDGAFAGLSFQDWQAAIRPKVHGSWNLHTVLPDNMDFFIMLSSVAGIFGNRGQSNYAAGNTFQDALAAYRVSKGMQAASINLGSVSNVGWVAENRSSMRTHTATLFELLREEEVHATVDFLVRDQQDGGNASARSQLVLGLPTAEMCRQNGVPPPTYLNYSMFTHFRNPATAKSREVSQQKTIGTAALLSATSGIEGAVTVVSDGIVERLASLLAIPSSELDAQRFGFGGIDSLVAMEFRAWIVKELKAEVSLLDIMGAENIRALSEKIAGRSHLIVRGSGSGSS